One window of Triticum dicoccoides isolate Atlit2015 ecotype Zavitan chromosome 5A, WEW_v2.0, whole genome shotgun sequence genomic DNA carries:
- the LOC119302471 gene encoding uncharacterized protein LOC119302471, which yields MTSAASTSRNSSIRPASSRLPRAPWLPTDGARTETALSSNLELHGRHSTGALPLLPPHSLTWESAGANVTHNLPHVQSTSCSSIRSIAPLTCRNWEDHGLHSFFSEQHIHCRGRAVMILTFHEFQTY from the exons ATGACGTCAGCAGCGAGCACCTCGCGCAACTCTTCGATCAGGCCGGCGTCGTCGAGGTTGCCGAG GGCTCCATGGCTGCCAACTGACGGAGCAAGAACAGAGACCGCCCTCTCCTCCAATTTGGAGCTCCATGGCCGCCATTCGACAGGCGCACTGCCGTTGTTGCCTCCTCACAGCCTCACCTGGGAGAGCGCAGGCGCGAACGTCACCCACAACCTGCCTCATGTTCAGTCAACAAGCTGTAGTTCAATTAGGTCCATTGCTCCTCTTACATGCAGAAACTGGGAAGATCACGGTCTTCACTCATTCTTTTCTGAACAACATATACACTGCAG GGGGAGAGCTGTTATGATCCTCACATTCCATGAGTTCCAGACCTATTGA